The sequence below is a genomic window from Qipengyuania flava.
GGCCGGTCAGTGCCGAGATCGTGCCTTCCAGCGTAGCCGCGTTAAGCGTGCCGCCGGTGGCACCCTGCAGCAGGAGGTCGGCATAGGGGCGGAAGCCCGGGCCGTAGACGATGCTGTCCGACGTATCGACGCGCTCGTCGAAGTAGTAGGCACCAAGCAGGAAGTTGAACGGACCGTCGAAGTCCGATGCGATGCGCAGTTCCTGCGTGAAGGTGTTGATGTCGGCATCGCCGATGTTGGCGCCGGTCACCGCGGGCAAGCTGGTGAAGTCGACGTCCTGGTCGGCCATCAGGCTGGTTTCGCGATAGGCGGTGATCGAGGTCACGCTGACCGCGCCGAAGTCGTATTCGATCTGGCCCGAGATACCGTAGTTCTCGATGCGGTTGATCGGGTCGACATCGGTGAAGACAACGTCGCCATCGGGGTTGTTCTGGAAATCGTTGACGCGGCCGCCGAGCAGCTGGATCGCACCGATCTCGGCCGAGGGACGCACGTTGACGACGCCGCAGCAACGCTCTTCGATGCTGTCGTAGTCGCCGATCACGCGGACGCGCAGCGGGCCGCCGTTGTCGAACAGCAGCTGGCCGCGGGTGAACCAGCGGTCACGGTCGTTGATGTCTTCGCCGTTCACGCCGTTGGTCAGGTAACCGTCGCGCTTGTTGATGCCGGCGCCGGCGCTGAAGGCGATCGAATCGCTGATCGGACCGGTGACGTAGCCCTTGGCGACGATGGCGTCGTAATTGCCGTAGCTTGCTTCGACCATGCCGCCGAAGTCGAACTGCGGCTCCTTGGTGACGATCGAGATCACGCCGGCGCTGGCGTTCTTGCCGAACAGGGTCGACTGCGGGCCGCGCAGGACTTCCACGCGCTGGATGTCGGGAAGGTCCGAGATCTGGGCGATGGCACGGCTGCGATAGACGCCGTCGACGAACATGGCGACCGAGGGTTCAAGGCCGATGTTGTTGCCGTCCGTGCCGAAGCCGCGAACCGAGTAGCTGGTCGCAAACGCGCTCTGCAGCTGGCTCACGCGCAGCGAGGGAACGACGGTCGAAAGATCGGCGATGTCGCGGATCTGCGCACGCTCGATGGTTTCCGAGGTCGTGACGCTGACAGCGACGGGAGTTTCCTGGAGGGTCTGTTCGCGCTTGGTAGCGGTAACGATGATGACGTTGTCGGTGCTGGGTGCTGCAACCTCTTCGTCATCGGTGCCGGCATCCTGCGCCTGGGCGGCGGTCGGAAGCGCGAGCACTGCGGCGCCGGCAAGCAGAGTGGTACGCACGGTCGCGGTGCGGCCGAAGGTCGTGAATTTCATGAAAGGTCCTCTTCTCTCAAGACGTATTTTCGGGTTGCTGCGCAATCCCCCAAAAGCACGCAAGCGGGCGGCGAGGTACCAGACTCGCAGTACCTCTCAAGCGTTTACCCGACGAGCGCATTAGCTGGTACGACCGGTGTGGTTTTCGCGTTACACAGGAGCATCTTGCCGCAATGCAGCATCTAAGGTAGGGGCGCGCCCGAAACGTCTCGTGCCGCTCAAGCGTTGACGCTACGGCACGCTAACAGAAAGCACACATCCATGTCCCGCGACCTGCGCAACGTGGCGATCATCGCCCACGTCGACCACGGCAAGACCACCCTTGTCGACCAGCTTTTCCGCCAATCGGGCACCTTCCGCGAAAACCAGCGCGTCGAAGAGCGCGCGATGGATTCGAACGACCTGGAAAAGGAACGCGGGATCACGATTCTCGCCAAGTGCACCAGCGTCGAATGGAACGGCACGCGCATCAACATCGTCGACACGCCCGGCCACGCCGACTTCGGCGCCGAGGTCGAACGCATCCTCTCGATGGTCGATGGCGTCATCCTGCTGGTCGACAGCGCCGAAGGCCCGATGCCGCAGACCAAGTTCGTCACCGGCAAGGCGCTCGCCCTCGGCCTTCGCCCGATCGTGGTCGTCAACAAGATCGACCGCGGCGATGCGCGCCCGCAGGCCGTGCTCGACGAAGTGTTCGACCTGTTCGCCAGCCTCGATGCCGACGACGACCAGCTCGACTTCCCCTCGCTCTGGGCTTCGGGCCGCGATGGCTACGCCAGCGACGACGAGCACGCCCGCGAAGGCAACCTCGAACCGCTGTTCAAGCTGATCGTCGACCACGTGCCCGCCCCCGGCCTCGACACCGAAGCGCCGTTCAGCTTCCTTGCCACGCTGCTCGATCGCGACAACTTCATGGGCCGCGTGCTCACGGGCCGAGTCCAGTCGGGCAAGATCGACGTCAACGATCCGATCCACGCGCTCGACGCCGATGGCAATGTCATCGAAGTCGGCCGCGCGACCAAGCTGCTGAGCTTCGACGGGCTCGACCGCGTGCCGGTCGACCACGCCGAGGCTGGCGACATCATCGCGCTCGCAGGTCTCGAAAAGGCCACCGTGTCGAACACCATTGCCGATCCGGCGGTGAAGGAACCGATCGCCGCACAGCCGATCGACCCGCCGACGCTCGCCATGCAGTTCTCGGTCAACGACAGCCCGCTTGCCGGCCGCGAAGGCAGCAAGGTGACGAGCCGCATGATCCGCGACCGTCTCTACCGCGAAGCCGAAACCAACGTCGCCATCCGCATCACCGAAAGCGACGACAAGGACAGCTTCGAAGTGGCCGGGCGCGGCGAACTCCAGCTCGGCGTGCTGATCGAAACGATGCGCCGCGAAGGCTTCGAACTCGGCATCAGCCGCCCGCGCGTGCTGTTCCGTGAAGAGAACGGCCAGCGCATGGAGCCGTTCGAAACGGTCGTCATCGACGTGGACGACGAACACTCGGGCACGGTTGTCGAGAAGATGCAGCGCCGCAAGGCCGAGCTTACCGAAATGCGCCCCTCGGGCCAGGGCAAGACCCGCATCACCTTCTCCGCCCCCTCGCGCGGCCTCATCGGCTACCACGGCGAATTCCTCTCCGACACGCGCGGCACCGGTATCATGAACCGCCTGTTCGAGAAGTACGACACCTACCGCGGTCCGATCGAAGGCCGCCAGAACGGCGTCCTGATCTCGATGGTTCCGGGTGAAGCGGTGGGCTACGCGCTCAACGCGCTGGAAGAGCGCGGCGAGCTGTTCATCCGCCCGCAGGCGAAGATTTACGAAGGCATGATCATCGGCGAGAACGCCAAGCCCGACGATCTCGAAGTGAACCCGATGAAGTCGAAGCAGCTGACGAACTTCCGTTCGACCGGCAAGGACGACGCCATCCGCCTCACCCCGCCGCGCGTCATGACGCTCGAACAGGCCATCGCCTACATTGACGATGACGAAATGGTCGAAGTGACGCCGGAAAGCATCCGCCTGCGCAAGGCCATCCTCGACCCGCACGAGCGCAAGCGCGCCAAGCGCGCCGCACAGGGCTGATCGGGCCTGCGGCTTGCATTCGGATTGCAGCGCGGCATAGGTGCATCCCATGCCGTCGCTGCGCCGGACCTGGAACCGCTTCAAAAGCTATGTGGGCCGCCCGCGCATGGTGGTCCAGCAGCACGCTGTGGTGCTGGGCGAGCACGAGCAATGCCAGCACCCGCTGTTCGTGCTCGGGCCGATGCGATCGGGCACCTCGCTTGTCCGCCGGATGCTCAATTCGCATCCCGAGATTGCCTGCCCGCCCGAAAGCTTTTTCATCAGCCAGTACGCCAGCATGGCGCAGGATCCGGATGTGCTCGCCGGATACGAGGGCCTTGGTTTTGACCGCCCCGCGGCCGTAGCCGACCTCGCCCGCAAGGCCGGCGAGCTGCACGAGGCCTTCCGCATCGCGCAGGGCAAGCCGGTTTGGGCCGACAAGACCCCGCCCTACACCGAAGGTGTCGACGCGATCGACGCGCTGTTTGCGCAGCGCCCCCGTTACCTCCTTGTCTGGCGGCACCCGTGGGACGCGGCCCATTCGCTCGCCGAGCGCGGATGGCAGCTCGATGGCGAGGACGACCTCCTCGGCGCGGCGCTTCTCTATGTCCGGCGCAATTTCGAGGCCATGCGCGCCTTTGCCGAGAGCGCGGCTGATCGCTGCGCTTCGGTGCGCTACTCTGCGCTGTGCGACAACCCGGAAGGCGAGTTTGCCCCGGCGCTCGCGAAACTGGGCCTCGCCTGGCACGCCGATATGCTGGCCTTCGGGGAAAAACCCCACAACTTCGGCGCGGAAGATCCCATCGTGCGCGGCCACAAGACCATCAAGCGCTCTTCGGGTGCGTGGAAAGGCTGGAGCGAGGCCGACAAGGCGCGCGCGCAGCAGATCATCGATCCGGCAGACTGGCCCGATACCGATTGAGGTGGCGCGCGGCCGCTACGGTGGCCAGCGCCAGGGCAGTCTGTTAGGTGGCGCGCCATGCAGACCGGTACATATATTTCGCTCGCCTTATACTTTATTCTCATGATCGCGATCGGCCTGTGGGCCTGGAAGCGCTCGACCGACACAAGCGAGGGCTACCTGCTGGCAGGGCGCAACCTGCCCCCTGCGGTTGCCGCGCTCTCTGCCGGTGCCTCCGACATGAGCGGCTGGCTGCTGCTCGGCCTGCCCGGCGCGCTCTACGCAAGCGGCCTTGTCGAAGCGTGGATCGGTATCGGGTTGTTTATCGGTGCCCTCGCCAACTGGTACATCGTCGCCCCGCGCCTGCGCGCGCAGACCGAAAGCTACGGCAACGCGCTGACGATCCCCGAATTCCTCGCCAACCGCTTCCCCGACAAGGCGGTGGCGCTGAGGGTCGTGTCCGCGCTGATCGTGGTGGTGTTCTTCGCGGTGTACACTGCGGCGGGTCTCGTGGGCGGCGGCAAGCTGTTCGAGACCAGCTTTGCCGGGCTCTTCGGCGAAGTGGGCATGAGCGACTACATGCTCGGCATCTGGATCACCGCCGGGGTCGTGTTGGCCTACACCATGGTGGGCGGCTTCCTTGCCGTCAGCCTCACCGATTTCGTCCAGGGCCTGATCATGGTCGTGGCGCTGGTCGTCATGCCGCTGGTCGTGATGTTCGGCGAAGGCGGAAGTGCGGGCGGATCGCTGACCGAGGTGCCGGTCGACGGCTTCCTCAGCCTGACCGCCGGCCTTACCGCACTGGGGTTCGTCAGCGCCGTCACCTGGGGGCTCGGCTATTTCGGCCAGCCGCATATCATCGTGCGTTTCATGGCCATCGACACGGTCGAGAAGGTGAAACCGGCGCGCACCATCGGCATGACCTGGATGGGTGTCGCGCTCATCGGCTCGATCGGCATCGGCCTTGCAGGCCGCGCCTTCGTGGAGCGCAACGGCATCGTGGTGGACGATCCGGAGACGATCTTCATCGTGCTCGCAAACCTGCTGTTCTCGCCCATCATCACCGGCTTCCTGCTGGCCGCGCTGCTCGCTGCGATCATGTCGACGATCAGCTCGCAGCTGCTGGTCGCCTCCAGCTCGCTGACCGAGGATTTCTACAAGCTGTTCTTCCGCCGCAACGCATCGGAACGCGAGAGCGTGAATGTCGGCCGCGTCTGCGTGGCGCTGGTCGCCTTTTCCGCCATCGCCATTGCGAGCGATCCCGAAAGCCAGGTGCTGGGCCTCGTTTCCAACGCCTGGGCAGGCTTTGGCGCGGCCTTCGGCCCGCTCATCATCCTCTCGCTGACCTGGGATCGGATGACCGGCGCGGGCGCAGTGGCAGGGCTGGTGACCGGGGCGGCCGTCGTGATGGCGTGGATTGCGCTGGGCTGGAACGCGCAGCTGCCGGGCATGGAACAGGGGCTATACGAGATCGTCCCCGGCTTCATCGCCGCCTGGCTCGCCATCTGGCTGGTCAGCAAGGCCACCGCGACGGGCGAGCGCCCCTTGCCAGCCTGACCCGGCTTCGCCACACCGTCTCCCAACAGAGGAGACACACATGCGAGCGATACTGGCGGGCGTAGCGGCCCTCGCCCTCACCTCCACTCCGGCGCAGGCGCAGGAGGCGGCAGAGACGCCTTCGGTCGAGGAACAGATCGGCGGCGGCGGGCGTCCGGTGGGCGCAAACTGGGCACGCAGCCCCGTGGTCGCGAAGAACGGCATGGCGGCAACCGCCCACCCGCTCGCAACGCAGATCGCGCTCGATATCCTGAAGTCCGGCGGCAACGCGGTCGATGCAGCAATTGCAGCCAACGCCGCGCTCGGCCTGATGGAGCCGACCGGCAACGGCATCGGCGGCGACCTTTACGCGATCATCTACGATCCCAAGACCGGCAAGCTGCACGGCATCAACGGATCGGGCCGCAGCCCCAAGGGCCAGACGCTCGACCAACTGCTCGAAAAGCTGGACGGGGCGGATGCCCTGCCCCCGGTCGGGCCGCTGCCGGTGACCATCCCCGGTACGGTCGACGCCTGGTTCGCCATGCACGCGAAGTTCGGCTCGCTTTCGATGGCCGATATCCTCGCCCCGACCGTGCGCTACGCCCGCGAAGGCCATCCGATTGCGCCAGTGATCGGCATGTATCTCGACCGTGCGCTGCGCGCCTATACCGCGCGGCAGGAAGCCTATCCCTTCGAATTCGAGAACGCGAAGAAGGTCTGGTTCGCCGATGGCGCCGCGCCCGAAGTGGGCGAGATGTTCGCCAATCCCGACCTTGCCAACACGCTGGAGGCCATCGGGCGCGAGGGCCGCGATGCCTTCTACGATGGAGCCATGACCGACGTCATGGTCGGCTACCTTCAGGAACAGGGCAGCGCCTTCACACGCGAGGATTTCGCCACCCACACCAGCGACTGGGTCGAGCCTGCCTGCGCGGAATACAAGGACGGCTACGAGCTGTGCGAACTGCCGCCCAACGGGCAGGGTTTTGCCGCGCTGCAGATGGTCAACATCCTCAAGAACATCGACCTCTCGCAATGGGAACGCGGTAGCCCCGAAGCGCTGCACTACATGGTTGAGGCCAAGCGCCTCGCCTACGCCGATGTCGCGCGCTTCTACGCCGACACCGATTTTGCGCCCTTCCCCGAAGCGCTGCTGAGCGAGGAATACGGCCGCGAACGCTTCGCCCTTATCGACCCGGCCAAGGCCACGCCCGAATTCGGTCCCGGCGAACCCAAGCTCGAAGGCCCCGGCGACACCACCTACATGACGGTGGTCGATGGTGAGGGACTGATGGTCAGCCTCATCCAGTCGAATTACCGCGGCATGGGCGGCGGGCTGGTGGCGCCCGGCACCGGCTTCATGTTCCAGGACCGCGGCGAGCTGTTCAGCCTCGATCCCGCGCACCCCAACGCCTACGAGCCGGGCAAGCGGCCCTTCCACACCATCATCCCGGCCTTCGTGAAGAAGGATGGCAAGCCCTACATGACCCTGGGCCTGATGGGCGGCGGGATGCAGCCGCAGGGCCATGTGCAGATCCTCGTCAACATCGTCGACTATGGCATGAACCTGCAGGAAGCGGGCGATGCTGCGCGCTTCAACCACGATGGCGGCCGCCAGCCGACCGAGGCGCTGACCGGCCCCAGCGCCGACCCGCTCGGTACGGTCTATGTCGAGCCCGGCATCCCGGCCGAGACGATCGAGGCCTTGCGCGCCATGGGCCACAAGGTCGAGGTGGTCGACAACGGCATCATGTTCGGCGGCTACCAGGCGATTGCCCGCGACCCGGAAACGGGCGTGCTGACCGGTGCGACCGAAATGCGCAAGGACGGGCAGGCGAGCGGGTACTAGGAGCCCGCGCAAGAAGAGGAGAGAGCGATGGCGAAGGTGACAGGTCTGGGCGGGGTCTTTTACGTGGTGAAGGACCCGGCGGCGACGCGGGCCTGGTACCGCGACACGCTCGGCATCGATGGCGAATACGGCCCGCAGCTAAACTGGTCGGAAGAAACCGGCGACAAGCCCTATTCGCTCATCAGCCACTTCACGGATGAGGAATACATCAAGCCTGGGCGCGGCGGCTTCATGATCAACCTGCGCGTCGACGATTGCGACGGCATGGTCGCGAAATTGCGCGCGATGGGTGTCGAAATCCTTGGCCATGTCGATGAAGGCTACGGCAAGTTCGCCTGGATCCTCGATCCCGACGGGGTGAAGATCGAGCTGTGGGAACAGGTCGAAGCGCCCGAATAGACCGGCAGAAAACGCCTCGCCCGCGCCTTGCCGTAAGGGCGTTAGCGAAAAATTAACCATGTTTCGGTGAAAGTACGGGCATGCGACCGCATCCCGTTCTCTCTCTTCTTCTCCTCACTCTGGCGGGATGCGGCGCAATTCCTTCTTCGAACGCGCCGGAACAGGCGGGCCGCACATCGGGCTCGCAGACCGTCACCGCCGTCGCTCCGGATGCGCGCCAGTGCCATGCGGAGCTCGGCAAGACCGGCTCGCGCTTCGCCCCTCTGCCCGACCGTTTCTATGGCGCAGGCTGCTCGACCCGGAACAGCGTGAAGTTGGACGGTGTCGGCGGGGATCGCCACCAGTTTACGGTCACCAACCTCGGCGCGGTTGCCTGCCCGCTGGCCAACAATTTCGCCGCCTGGGCGCGCTACGGGGTCGATCGCGCCGCGCAGCAGATCCTCGGCAGCCCGCTCCAGCGGATCGAGACCATGGGCAGCTATTCCTGCCGCAATGTCGCCGGCACCGCCCGCCGCAGCGCCCATTCGCGGGCCGAGGCGATCGATGTCGCTGCCTTCGTGCTGGCCGATGGCCGGCGCGTATCAGTGAAGGCCGGCTGGAACGCTTCGCGCGATGAACGAGAGTTCCTGCGCGTGATCCACCGCAGCGCCTGCAAGCGCTTCGGCACCGTCCTGGGCCCCGATTACAACAAGGCCCACCACGACCATTTCCACCTGGAATACGGCGACGGCAATTACTGCCGCTAGGTGGCCGGGGCCGAAGCCCTAGCCCATCACCACTTGCGACCCGCCATCGAGATGCGCTTCGATCTTGAGGCGCACCGCCTGCGAGGGATGCTCAGCGCCCAGCTTGCTCATCATGTTGGCGCGGTGGATTTCCACGGTGCGCGGGCTGATGTGCAGTTCGCGCGCGATCACCTTGTTGCTGCAGCCTTCGGTCAGCCAGTCGAGCACTTCGCGCTCGCGGGGGGAGAGATTGGCGATCCGGCTGCGCGCTTCGACCATCTTGCGGCGGGTGGCGGCGTAGGCATCGGCTTCGCGGGATATGCGAGAAAGGGCCTGCTGCAATCGTTCGGGCCGGATGGGGAGGCTGATGTAATCGAGCGCGCCGGCCTTGATCGCCGCGACCACGTTCCCGGGCCGCGGGTCGGGCGATGTGGCGACAACGGGCAGCCACACCCCTTCGACCGAAAGCCCGCGAAGGACCCGCGCGGCCCCGCCATCGGCAGGGTCGTCGCGCGCCAGCACGACGCCCTGCCCGGGGGGACGCTGGGTCAGTTCCGCCGCGTCGGCGTAGATTTCACAATGGTGGCCAAGATCGAAGCCCAGATGGGCCTGTTCCGCTCGGGAACGGCTCGAGCCACCGACGATGTGGAGGGTTTGCTGCTGTTCCATGGACATCCCCATGGACCCACGATCCGAGTCGGTGAATTCGGGTCACTACCTATGCGGAGATTAACCGAGCAACGTCCGGGAACCCCCCGGATTTCCTAGGCTTTCCATTCGATCCGAAACCGATCTACTTCTTTTCGTCCGGGCCGAACTGGTAGTCCGGAAGCGAGTGAAACGCGTTCTTGAGCGCATCGCCCCAGCTCGACGAGATCGCCTGAAAGTACGGATCCTCGTGCGTCACCCGGCGTTCGTGCGAAGCGGCAAAGGCTTCGCGCTCGATCACCTGCAGGTCGAGCGGCAGGCCGACGGACAAGTTGGCCTTGAGCGTGGAATCGAAGCTCACCATGACCAGCTTCACCGCATCTTCGAGGCTCATGGTCCGGTCATAGCCGCGGATCAGGATCGGGCGGCCGTATTTGGTCTCGCCGATCTGGAAGAAGGGCGTGTCCTGGCTCGCCTCGATGAAATTGCCTTCCGGGTAGACCATGAACAGTCGTGGCTCCATGCCGGCGATCTGGCCTGCCACGATGATCGAGGCCGTGAAGCGGCCTCTGCCCTTCACCCCGTTGGCGTCCTGCCGTTCGGAAATGATCGTGCGCAGCAGCTTGCCGATCTCGGTCGCCACCTGGAACATGGTGGGCGATTGCAGCAGGATGTTGTCGCGCTCGTCGGGCGCTTTCATCCGTTCTTCGAGCTGGCTGATCACCGCCTGCGTGCTGGCGAGGTTGCCGGCGGTCATCACCGTGATGATGCGCTCGCCCGGCACGTTCCAGGTGAACATCTTGCGAAAGACGGAGATGTTGTCGACGCCCGAATTGGTACGCGTATCGCTCATCAGGACGAGGCCCTTGTCGAGCATCAATCCCACACAATAGGTCATGTTGGTCGGTTCCTTCTGGCAGCGCTATTGCTGCACTTGCTGCTGCTCCACGGCAACGTCCACTTCGAGCACGGTCGAGGTGCCGCCGAAGCTAATTCCGGTCACCGGTGCCGCATCGCGGTAATCGCGGCCCGTGGCAACACGAACATAGCGTGCATCGGGGCTGATACCGTTGGAAATGTCGAATCCGACCCAGCCGAGCTCGTCGACGTAGGCTTCGGCCCAGGCGTGGCCTGCCTCCTGCTCGACCCGATCGTTCATCATCAGGTACCCGCTGACATAGCGCGCCGGGATGCCCTGCGACCGCGCGATCCCGATGAAGATATGCGCGTGGTCCTGGCACACGCCGTTTCCAGCCGCGAAGGCTTCTTCGGCCGCCGTGCGCGAATGGGTTGTCCCGGTCTTGTAGGCCACCTTGTCGAGAATGGCGGCCGATAAGCGGTGCAGCGCGTCGATCCGGTCCTCGTCGGCCTTCATGACTTCCGAAGCGAGCGTGCGCATGCCCGGGCCGGGCCGCGTCAGGTCGGTCTGGCCAAGAAAGCTCCACAAGGGCAGGTGCCCGGCGTGGCGACCGATAACGCCTGCATGGTCATGCGTGTCCACCGTACCGCGGCAGGTAACGCGGACTTCCTGCGCGCCCTGCTCCACCGCGACCAGCGTCACCGTGTTGTGATGCTGGTCTTCGTAGGTCAGCTCGGGATGGGCGTGCTCGTATTCCATTTCCCAATCGAGGATTTCCTGCCCCTGCGTTTCCTTGGGTGTCAGGCGCAGCCGCTGCAGCGCGTGCACCACGGGCGTTTCGAAGCGGTAGCGGGTCGTATGGCGGATCGAGAGGCGCATCAGGCAAGGAACCGGTAGTCAGTGGCGATCGCATTCCCGATCGCGGCGTTTGACGCCATGAAGCCGGTGAGGAACTCGTGCAGCCCCTGGTCGAAGACGTCATCGATGGTGAGGTCGGACAGGCGCGTGTCGGCATCGCGCATCAGCGCGTTGCATTCGCCTTCGGTCCCATGCAGCCGGGCCAGCGCAGCGAGATTGTCGCGCAGCTCGCGGTGGCAGAAGGCGAGGCTGCGCGGGAAGCAATCGTCGAGGATCAGGAATTCGCAAATCCCGCGCGAATCGATCTGGCCGGCGTTGAGCCACCGGTAGGCCCTGTCGCCCGAGACCGAGCGCAGCACCTGGTCCCATTGGCCGGTATCGAGGCTCGACCCGACATAGGAGAGCGAGGGCAGCAGCAGGTAGTATTTGATGTCGAGGATGCGCGCGATGCTGTCGCCGCGCTCGAGGAAGGTTCCGGCCTGGCCAAAGTGATAGCCTTCGTCGCGCAGCATAGAGCCTTCCATCGCGCCATGCGCCATGGTCCCCGCGCGGCGGATCGTGGCCACCACGTCCATCACGCGGTTTTCGCCGACCGGGCGCGCCAGCTGGTCCTCGATCTCGAGCCAGTTCTCGTTGATCGCTTCCCACAATTCGCCGCTGATGGCGTTGCGGGCGAGGCGAGCGTTCTGGCGCACCGCGCCGAACATGGCGCGGACCGAGGACGGGTTCTCCTTGTCGCGCAGGATGTAGTTCCACGCCTGCATGCCGGTGTAGGTGCCATGCTTTGCTTCGTAGGCCGCGCGCTGGCCGGCGGTCGACATAACCGAACGCCATTCCTCCTCCGCCGTCACCAGATCGCGGGTGAGAGCCATGCGCAGTCCCGCATCGAGCAGGCGCGCAGTGTTCTCGGCCCGCTCGAGATAGCGGAACATCCAGAACAGTCCGTTGGCGGTCCTACCCAGCATCAGTCTTTAAGCACCCATGTATCCTTGGTGCCGCCGCCCTGGCTGGAGTTCACCACCAGCGACCCCTTCTTGAGCGCGACACGCGTCAGGCCGCCCGGCGTGATATCGATCTTGTCGGGCGAGACGAGCACGAAGGGCCTCAGGTCGACATGGCGCGGGGCAAGCCCCTTCTTGGTGAAGATCGGGCAGGTCGAGAGCGCCAGCGTCGGCTGGGCGATGTAGTTTTCGGGCTTCGCGGCGATCTTCTTGCGAAAGGCCTCGATCTCCTTCTTCGAGGCAGTCGGGCCGATCAGCATGCCGTAGCCGCCCGATCCGTGCACTTCTTTCACCACCAGCTCAGGCAGGTTGTCGAGCACATAGGCGCGCACGTCCTCGTCGGCGCAGCGGTGGGTCTCGACATTGGGAAGCAGCGGCTTCTCGCCGGTGTAGAATTCGACGATCTCCGGCATGAAGGAATAGATCGCCTTGTCGTCGCAAACGCCGGTGC
It includes:
- a CDS encoding transglutaminase family protein, translating into MRLSIRHTTRYRFETPVVHALQRLRLTPKETQGQEILDWEMEYEHAHPELTYEDQHHNTVTLVAVEQGAQEVRVTCRGTVDTHDHAGVIGRHAGHLPLWSFLGQTDLTRPGPGMRTLASEVMKADEDRIDALHRLSAAILDKVAYKTGTTHSRTAAEEAFAAGNGVCQDHAHIFIGIARSQGIPARYVSGYLMMNDRVEQEAGHAWAEAYVDELGWVGFDISNGISPDARYVRVATGRDYRDAAPVTGISFGGTSTVLEVDVAVEQQQVQQ
- a CDS encoding alpha-E domain-containing protein — protein: MLGRTANGLFWMFRYLERAENTARLLDAGLRMALTRDLVTAEEEWRSVMSTAGQRAAYEAKHGTYTGMQAWNYILRDKENPSSVRAMFGAVRQNARLARNAISGELWEAINENWLEIEDQLARPVGENRVMDVVATIRRAGTMAHGAMEGSMLRDEGYHFGQAGTFLERGDSIARILDIKYYLLLPSLSYVGSSLDTGQWDQVLRSVSGDRAYRWLNAGQIDSRGICEFLILDDCFPRSLAFCHRELRDNLAALARLHGTEGECNALMRDADTRLSDLTIDDVFDQGLHEFLTGFMASNAAIGNAIATDYRFLA